A stretch of the Desulfobaculum bizertense DSM 18034 genome encodes the following:
- a CDS encoding alpha,alpha-trehalose-phosphate synthase (UDP-forming) gives MSHPVRLIVVSNRLPVSLCKEGECWHVETGKGGLITALAPVLRNRGGDWIGWTGAGADVDLRAQLKAYSRQEGYSLHGVNLTEEEVHDFYHGFSNEIIWPLFHDFPSACNFQQAYFDAYLAVNRKFAQVVVGRSEEDDYVWVHDYHLMHLAQKIRKLGGERKTGFFLHIPFPSQDIFLKLPWRRQMLEALLEYDLIGFQTFRDRRNFIRCMSVLFKDWRQYGRGPVVHLSNGIRTIKVGYFPISIDFREFSTLARTRESAELAERVASAFRRRTLVLGADRLDYTKGIPQRLLAFRALLKKYPQLRTKISLVQIVVPSRERVPEYQAMKHRIEGLVSEINGEYSEPGWVPVYYLYRSLSRDELIGYYRAASIAFVTPLRDGMNLVAKEFCACNVDGNGVVILSEFAGAAAQFQRGALLVNPYDVEGVADALYAACQMPPAERRRRMQKLKTTVRKYDIYWWVDSFLGAAFGKKLEDFPAQESVDYGLKE, from the coding sequence ATGTCACATCCTGTTCGTCTGATTGTTGTATCTAATCGATTGCCAGTTTCCCTGTGTAAGGAAGGAGAGTGCTGGCATGTAGAAACAGGCAAAGGGGGGCTTATTACGGCTCTGGCGCCTGTTTTGCGCAATAGAGGCGGGGACTGGATAGGGTGGACAGGCGCGGGTGCAGACGTCGACCTGAGGGCGCAGCTAAAAGCCTATTCTAGGCAGGAAGGCTATTCGCTCCACGGTGTGAATCTGACTGAAGAGGAAGTGCATGATTTTTATCATGGCTTTTCCAACGAGATCATTTGGCCACTTTTTCATGATTTCCCCTCGGCCTGCAATTTTCAGCAGGCGTACTTTGATGCGTATCTTGCTGTGAACAGGAAGTTTGCGCAGGTTGTTGTCGGGCGCTCAGAGGAAGATGATTATGTCTGGGTGCATGACTATCACCTGATGCATCTTGCCCAAAAGATACGAAAGCTTGGAGGAGAGCGGAAGACAGGCTTTTTTTTGCATATTCCGTTTCCTTCGCAGGATATATTTTTGAAACTCCCGTGGCGTCGGCAGATGCTTGAGGCTTTGCTGGAGTATGACCTGATAGGATTTCAGACCTTTCGTGATCGCCGGAATTTTATACGTTGTATGAGTGTCCTGTTTAAGGACTGGCGTCAGTATGGACGGGGTCCTGTTGTTCACCTGTCGAATGGCATCAGGACGATTAAGGTTGGGTACTTTCCGATTAGCATTGATTTTCGGGAGTTCTCTACCTTGGCGCGGACCAGAGAGTCGGCGGAGCTTGCCGAGCGGGTCGCTTCCGCATTTCGGCGCAGGACCCTTGTGCTGGGAGCAGACAGGCTGGATTATACCAAGGGCATTCCTCAGCGCCTGCTTGCGTTTCGAGCGCTTTTGAAAAAATATCCACAGTTGCGGACGAAAATTTCTCTTGTGCAGATTGTTGTGCCAAGCCGGGAGCGTGTCCCAGAGTATCAGGCCATGAAGCACCGCATTGAGGGACTCGTCAGCGAAATCAACGGTGAATATTCAGAACCGGGCTGGGTGCCCGTGTACTATCTCTATCGGAGTTTGAGCCGGGATGAGCTTATTGGCTATTATCGGGCCGCAAGCATTGCTTTTGTAACGCCTTTGCGGGATGGTATGAACTTGGTGGCCAAAGAGTTCTGTGCCTGCAATGTCGATGGGAATGGTGTGGTTATCCTTTCTGAGTTTGCCGGGGCTGCGGCCCAGTTTCAGCGAGGCGCGCTACTGGTAAACCCCTATGATGTTGAAGGTGTTGCAGATGCGCTTTATGCTGCCTGTCAGATGCCTCCTGCAGAACGGCGGCGGAGAATGCAAAAACTCAAGACCACCGTGCGCAAATATGATATTTACTGGTGGGTCGACTCCTTTCTGGGAGCTGCTTTTGGGAAGAAACTTGAAGACTTCCCGGCACAGGAAAGTGTTGACTATGGCCTCAAGGAGTGA
- the rsmA gene encoding 16S rRNA (adenine(1518)-N(6)/adenine(1519)-N(6))-dimethyltransferase RsmA — MKKIDSPKYGRYAKRRFGQNFLQDANIIRKIVEALEIEPDDKVIEIGPGHGALSKKIAEYSPALYAAVEFDIDLALELRDKCPSIQPLAADALTIQWEKLRAGSGNWKLIGNLPYNVASPLMWEILSRATAVSHAVFMIQKEVGQRIIAEPGSRTYGALSVWLQSFAQPEYLFTVSPNVFVPRPKVHSAVLRFTPQNEKIDFEPAALSGLLKKCFQNRRKQLGKILKSCWNQHIPLWLENEGLDSRVRPEDLTPKQFQALSGLIKTDFMA; from the coding sequence GTGAAAAAAATAGATAGTCCCAAATACGGTCGTTATGCCAAGCGCAGGTTTGGCCAGAACTTTCTTCAGGATGCAAATATTATCCGTAAGATAGTGGAAGCACTGGAGATTGAGCCTGACGATAAAGTGATAGAGATAGGCCCGGGTCATGGAGCACTTTCAAAAAAAATTGCTGAATACAGCCCCGCGCTTTATGCTGCTGTTGAATTTGATATTGACCTTGCGCTGGAACTTCGGGATAAATGTCCAAGCATTCAACCGCTCGCTGCGGATGCACTGACAATCCAGTGGGAAAAGCTTCGGGCGGGTTCTGGGAACTGGAAGCTCATTGGCAACTTGCCATACAATGTCGCTTCCCCCCTGATGTGGGAGATCCTGAGCAGGGCGACTGCCGTGAGTCATGCGGTGTTTATGATTCAGAAGGAAGTCGGGCAGCGGATTATCGCGGAACCAGGGTCGCGTACATATGGCGCACTGAGTGTATGGCTTCAGAGCTTTGCTCAGCCTGAGTACCTGTTTACCGTGAGTCCCAACGTTTTTGTGCCTCGGCCAAAAGTGCATTCTGCGGTGCTTCGGTTTACGCCACAGAATGAAAAAATTGACTTCGAACCAGCGGCACTTTCGGGACTTTTGAAAAAATGTTTCCAAAATCGGCGAAAACAGCTCGGTAAGATATTGAAATCTTGCTGGAATCAGCATATTCCCCTCTGGCTCGAAAACGAGGGGCTGGATTCGCGGGTTCGACCCGAAGATTTGACTCCAAAGCAGTTCCAAGCCTTGTCAGGCTTGATAAAAACTGATTTTATGGCTTGA
- a CDS encoding HU family DNA-binding protein, with the protein MTKADLIVKIAEKANITKANAERSLNAFLDTVESTLVKDGKLTLTGFGTFVVEERKARSGRNPRTGETIEIPASKVVKFRPGKLLKDAVK; encoded by the coding sequence ATGACGAAGGCTGACCTGATTGTAAAGATTGCTGAGAAGGCAAACATTACAAAAGCCAACGCTGAGCGTTCCCTGAACGCTTTCTTGGACACCGTTGAATCCACTCTGGTAAAAGACGGTAAGCTTACCCTCACCGGCTTCGGTACCTTTGTTGTTGAAGAGCGCAAAGCTCGCTCTGGCCGCAACCCTCGCACTGGCGAGACCATCGAAATTCCTGCTTCCAAGGTCGTGAAATTCCGTCCTGGCAAGCTCCTGAAAGACGCTGTAAAATAA
- the rpsU gene encoding 30S ribosomal protein S21, giving the protein MPGVLLEDNENFEIALRRFKKQVEKAGILSELKKRQHFEKPSVQRKKKEAAARKRLLKKMRKMNMN; this is encoded by the coding sequence ATGCCTGGAGTTCTCCTCGAGGACAACGAGAATTTTGAAATCGCACTGCGTCGTTTTAAGAAGCAGGTCGAAAAAGCTGGTATCCTGTCTGAGCTGAAGAAGCGTCAGCATTTCGAGAAGCCCAGCGTGCAGCGCAAGAAGAAAGAAGCTGCTGCTCGCAAAAGACTTCTCAAGAAGATGCGCAAAATGAACATGAACTAA